One genomic window of Actinoplanes lobatus includes the following:
- a CDS encoding malonic semialdehyde reductase: protein MDTFSRAGLTADARALLFTEARTASAFAATPVTDEELAELWDLAKWPPTAANTQPLRVLFVRSAEGRERLIPHLAEGNRPKSQSAPAVAVLALDTSFHEYVPEVFPHNPGLKDVYEANEALRLTAGNLSAGLQIGYFILAARAIGLVAGPMSGFDKAGVDAEFFPGGRYRSLVVVNLGHPGENAWRDRLPRLPHETTVQWA, encoded by the coding sequence GTGGATACTTTTTCAAGAGCTGGTCTGACCGCGGATGCTCGGGCGCTGCTGTTCACCGAGGCGCGCACGGCGAGCGCGTTCGCGGCCACGCCGGTGACCGACGAGGAGCTCGCGGAGCTCTGGGATCTCGCCAAATGGCCGCCGACCGCGGCGAACACGCAGCCGCTGCGGGTGCTGTTCGTGCGCAGCGCGGAGGGTCGGGAGCGCCTCATCCCGCATCTCGCCGAGGGCAACCGGCCCAAATCGCAGAGCGCACCGGCGGTGGCCGTGCTGGCGCTGGACACGTCGTTCCACGAGTACGTGCCCGAGGTGTTTCCGCACAATCCCGGGCTGAAGGACGTCTACGAGGCGAACGAGGCCCTGCGTCTGACCGCCGGCAACCTCAGTGCCGGGCTCCAGATCGGCTACTTCATCCTCGCGGCGCGGGCGATCGGCCTGGTCGCCGGCCCGATGAGCGGTTTCGACAAGGCGGGTGTGGACGCCGAGTTCTTCCCCGGCGGGCGCTACCGGTCACTGGTCGTCGTCAACCTGGGTCACCCGGGCGAGAACGCGTGGCGCGACCGGCTGCCCCGCCTGCCCCACGAGACCACGGTCCAGTGGGCCTGA
- a CDS encoding winged helix-turn-helix transcriptional regulator, with protein MTAVNEEQQLSCRVRDAALSRAFEFLGRRWNAAVLGKLHDGPVGFRELSRGIDGISDSVLSNRLSSLVSAGLIIRAVDEGPPVSVSYTLTEAGRALMPALDQIALWANEHLP; from the coding sequence ATGACAGCGGTGAATGAGGAGCAGCAGCTGTCGTGCCGGGTCCGAGACGCCGCGCTGTCCCGGGCCTTCGAGTTCCTCGGCCGCCGGTGGAATGCCGCAGTGCTGGGCAAGCTTCACGACGGCCCGGTCGGTTTCCGGGAGCTGTCCCGCGGCATCGACGGGATCAGTGACTCGGTGCTCTCCAACCGCCTGTCCAGCCTGGTGTCGGCCGGCCTGATCATCCGGGCCGTCGACGAGGGCCCACCGGTCTCCGTCTCCTACACGCTCACCGAGGCCGGACGCGCCCTGATGCCGGCTCTCGATCAGATCGCGCTCTGGGCCAACGAGCACCTGCCCTGA
- a CDS encoding DUF397 domain-containing protein: MTYVVNGMPAGELQGVTWQKSRRSNPSGNCVECAVLPGGDVAVRNSRDPEGAALIYTRAEIEAFLGGVRDGDFDNLIA; this comes from the coding sequence ATGACCTATGTGGTCAACGGCATGCCTGCCGGCGAGCTGCAGGGCGTCACCTGGCAGAAGAGCCGGCGCAGCAACCCAAGTGGCAACTGCGTGGAGTGCGCCGTCCTGCCGGGTGGCGATGTTGCCGTGCGTAACTCCCGCGATCCCGAGGGTGCGGCACTGATCTACACCCGGGCCGAGATCGAGGCGTTCCTCGGCGGCGTCCGCGACGGAGACTTCGACAACCTGATCGCCTGA
- a CDS encoding helix-turn-helix domain-containing protein, whose protein sequence is MSAGSQEEAPGGGPTVLRILLGSQLRKLRESRGITREAAGYEIRASGSKISRMELGRVSFKERDVADLLTMYGVSDSAERDALINLARQANNPGWWQHFSDVLPGWFQAYLGLEAAASLIRTYEIQFVPGLLQTPDYARAVIMLGHAGATADEINRRVDVRLQRQQILTRSGGPQLWAVIDEAVLRRPIGGVEVMRAQIEALIEASKMPSVRLQIIPFQAGGHAAAGGPFAILRFPEPELPDVVYVEQLTSAIYLDKREDVDHYAMAMERVCIDAEPPNHTPEILGKLLNEVGRPA, encoded by the coding sequence GTGAGCGCGGGTTCGCAGGAGGAGGCGCCGGGAGGCGGCCCGACCGTGCTGCGCATCCTGCTCGGCTCCCAGCTTCGGAAGCTGCGGGAGTCGAGGGGGATCACCCGGGAGGCCGCGGGTTACGAGATCCGTGCGTCCGGATCGAAGATCAGCCGCATGGAGCTGGGCCGCGTCAGTTTCAAGGAACGTGACGTCGCGGACCTGTTGACCATGTACGGCGTGAGCGACTCGGCCGAGCGGGACGCGTTGATCAATCTCGCCCGCCAGGCCAACAACCCCGGCTGGTGGCAGCATTTCAGCGATGTCCTTCCGGGCTGGTTCCAGGCGTACCTCGGTCTCGAGGCCGCGGCCTCGCTGATCCGGACGTACGAGATCCAGTTCGTTCCGGGCCTGCTCCAGACGCCCGACTACGCCCGTGCCGTGATCATGTTGGGTCACGCCGGCGCCACCGCCGACGAGATCAACCGGCGGGTCGACGTTCGTCTTCAGCGGCAGCAGATCCTCACCCGTTCGGGTGGCCCGCAACTGTGGGCGGTGATCGACGAGGCGGTGCTGCGGCGCCCGATCGGCGGCGTCGAGGTGATGCGCGCCCAGATCGAGGCGCTCATCGAGGCGTCGAAGATGCCGAGCGTCCGGTTGCAGATCATCCCGTTCCAGGCGGGCGGCCACGCGGCGGCCGGCGGACCGTTCGCGATCCTGCGGTTCCCCGAGCCGGAGCTGCCCGACGTGGTCTACGTGGAACAGCTGACCAGCGCCATCTACCTGGACAAGCGCGAGGACGTGGACCACTACGCCATGGCGATGGAGCGCGTCTGCATCGACGCGGAACCGCCGAACCACACGCCGGAGATCCTCGGCAAGCTGCTGAACGAGGTCGGCCGCCCGGCCTGA